TATTTGGCTGTACCAAATTCAAGGAATAGCGTTTTGGTCGTCGTAGAAACGACAACCACATGGTGCCCATGGCTATTAGCGCAATCAGTATGCTGAATGTGTTTGCAGGATGGGTTGAAAGTTGATATTGCAATTAAGCCGGCAGCGACAACAATTTTCTTTCTCATTTCAATAGATTTTGATGAACTAAAGGCTGATGCATCCGGCAACGGGTAAATCGCCAGTTTATATAATGAGCAAGAGCTATAGTGAACCCTCCTGCCGGAATCAATACAGGCTCAAGCACCTTGTGCCCCGAAAAATGCCCCATAGCAATAAGGAGGAATCCACTTAGTAACGTTGCAATTGGCGTTATCCTGCTGTGATGTTTTTTAAACGAGACACCAAGGGAAAGTATTCCGATCACAAGTGCGGCTCCTATCATTGTTATCTCAACCCATTCTTCTGCTAAAAACTCAAGTCCCCACAAGGGAAGCAGTGTGAGAATTAACGGTACAACTGAGCAATGAACAGCGCAGAGTACACTTGCCACCATACCGGCGTTGTCCAATCGTCCTGTTAACTTTTGTAGTTTCATTTTGCAAAACTAACAAAAGCAACATTATTGCAATAAAACATTTGCAACTTTATTGCAATTATCAATTACTGAACGAGTGTTACATCCTGATATAAAACATCAAATAAGCACTGCGCTTACCTAAAGATTATCTTTTAATTAATCAAAAACTATCCTCATGGGACTTTTCTAAAGTAACCCATAGGAAAAACAACAAGAGTGTGTCAAACATATAAACAGACAATATCTTCAACGATTTAATTGATCAGGTCATGAAAATAAAATCATTTTTACCACTTTTCGCTTTATTATTTGGAAGCATAACTCTTAGCGCGCAAACTAATCCGAATAACAAGGGACAGGGAAACGGGGCAGGTCGGTGCGCTGCTTTTGTAGACAACAGTAAAAACGGTGTCTGCGATAACTATGAGAACCGGAATACGACAACTGTACGTAGTAACTCTCCGGGACGACGCAACTGCTGCGGCAACGGCCGCGGGAACGGATGCGGAAATGGCTATGGTAATGCCAAAAGGAAAGGCAACTCCGGCAACTTCACAGACGCCAACAAAAACGGAATCTGCGACTACTATGAAGCAGCTCCTAAAAAATAGGACTTCCATCGTCCAATGACGGCCGGGTGTAGTATATCCATTAAAAATACACCCGGCTTGTATAAAAAGCTGCGACACTGAGGCATCGTTTTTATACTATTCATACACCTGAATCATACTTCCTTTCGATTATAATTGTAGTTTTGTCTGATAAAGATAGCAGGCATTTGTTCGATGACGCTGCCGCCCTAAATAACAGAGGTAAGGAAATCTTCCAGATTACCTGAAAATATAAAAAACAGATAACCCTGTTGATAATAGGCCCGTATAAAAGGCGAGTCTGAACCTTCCCTCTTCAGTTAGACGCTACCGGTTCGTGCAAAAGATACAGTGACTAATGCCGATGCTGATTTTCGGGACGAATTTTAGATAATTGACGAACTGACATCGATTTGGATTGGCCCGCTGCTGAAGCTGGCCTATATTAATGCCTTTAGAAAACGGTGAATATTTTATGGAATACCGGAAATTAGAAGAAGCCCTTGAACGACAGAATAAACTTATACGTACAATAACCGAAAACGCTACCACCGCCCTCTTTACAATGAATACTGAGGGATACTGTACCTATATGAATCCTGCGGGAGAAAGAATGTTCGGATATACGGCCGAAGAAATCGCTTCAACTCCCCTGCATTATCTTATTCATTCCCGTCGTCCTGATGGCAGTCTTTATCCGATTGAAGAATGCCCTATCGACCGGGCCTTGCCCGAGCATACAACGGTAAGGGCCCACGAAGATGTTTTCTTCCGTAAAGATGGCTCTCCGGTTCCGGTTTCATGTTCAATAAGTCCGGTCTATGAAAACGGACATCCTGTGATAACGGTTTTGGAAGTGCACGACCTGACCGAGCAAAAAAAACACGAAGAGGCAATACTGCGAAACACAAAGAATCTCGAAATTCTAAATTCCATAGGCAAATCGATCTCTGCCGAAATGGATCTCCGGAATATATTGCAGAAAGTAACGGATGCCAGTACCAACCTTACAGGAGCACAATTCGGGGCTTTCTTCTTCAATACAGTAAAAACCAAAGGCGAATCATACCTGCTTTACACTCTATCGGGAGCAACGGCAGACACGTTTAAGGGCTTTCCAATGCCAGGAAAGACACCTTTATTTCATCCTACCTTTAACGGTGAACGTGTCATCCGCAGTGACGACATTACCATGGATCCGCATTTCGGGCACAATTACCACAACGGAATGCCCGGCGGACATCTCCCTGTAGTGAGCTATCTGGCCGTGCCGGTGATCGCCAAATCTGGCGCCGTGATAGGCGGCTTGTTTTTTGGCCATTCAAGGCCTGGTGCTTTCAGCACCGAAGACGAAAAGATGGTGTCGTCGATAGCATCCCAGGCTGCAATTGCTATAGACAATGCCAAACTATTTGACAAAGTAAAAACGGCAAACCGCCAAAACAAACGGCTGCTTAAGATTGCTAAACAGTTGGATGATAAAAAAAATGAATTCATGAGCATTGCAAGTCATGAATTAAAGACTCCAGTAACAAGTATCAAGGGATATCTCCAGATAATTGAAAAAATAGCGAAGGCAGAAGAAAAACCAATTTTAAACGGCTTCATTACAAAGGCGGCGCGACAAGTGGATAAATTAACCTCCCTTGTAAACGATCTGCTCGACGCAACCCGGATACAAGCAGGAAAGATTACTTACAATTTTACGACGTTTAATTTTGGCGACGTACTTGAAGACTCTATCAGTTCACTGCGGGTAGTTAACAATACTCACACGATTGAGATTAACGGAGACCAGAATATCTTCATTACAGCCGACAGGATAAGGCTTGAACAGGTTATATCCAATCTTCTGTCGAATGCGGTTAAATATTCTCCTGAAGCAGATAAGATCATTCTAAACGTCAATCAGGAAGAAGAAATACTAAAAGTGGAAATAATCGACTTTGGCATAGGAATAAGTGAACATACCATTCCTAATATTTTCGACAGGTACTTCCGTGAAATCGATAAAAACTACCAATTTAATGGCCTGGGCCTTGGGCTTTATATCTCCGCCGAAATCATAAAAGGCCATAATGGCATGATCTGGGTTGAAAGCGAACCAGGTATGGGCGCTACCTTTTCTTTCACTATTCCTGTCAACCAGACAACCTGAGCTGTCAGATAAATAAATAAAAGTTATAACTTTTATCGCGCAATTGCGGTATACATGTAAAAAAGCCGCATGAAAACAATCGACAGCCATTTCAGACATTTCTTGTCATTTAGTCCCGAAGCCGAGATAAAAGGCAGTGCTATACTGAGGGCAGTAGAAGGACTAGGAGCGTATTCAAATCAGGTATATACACTTTTAAGTCTCGAAGGCTTACCTATGATTTATGCCGAGGAGTGGTATAACTTGCAAAAATGGCTGAACGTACTCAAACTGGTTTATACGAAGTATGGTGCATTTACGCTGCTAACCCTGGGCAAATCAGTCAGCGACGACTTTCCTGAAAGCGAAACTATGGACTTACAGACCGCCCTGTCCTTGCTGGATTCGGGATATAGATTCAATCACCGGAACGGGGACGTTGGAGGTCTGGAGCTAACCGGATTCGACAAAGAAAAGCGGACTGCAGTTTTTAACAGCCACAGTCCCTATCCCCCTGAGTTCGGCAAAGGCGTAATCCTTGGAATAATGAGGAAATTTAAACCAGATAAAGGTGCTGTTCCGGAAATCATCATCGAAAATACAGAAACACCTTTGAGTTATACATACCACATTTCCTGGTAAGCCCGAATGTCCGTTGTTCTGCTATTCTTTTGCTGTTGCCTGCAACGGTTCACCGCCAGCTTCAGCGACCTTGTTCACTGTTGGACTCGCAGTTTTAGAACCCGGAACCTTCGCCCCTGAAGGCCTAGACGAAGCCGCCGGTACAGCAGCATCCTTTGCTATCGCTTCGGGAACACCACCCTTCTGCTTAAATGCGGCCAGCTCGGTCTGCAAAACTTCATTTTGAGTGCTCCACTCTTTCTCCTGCGCCTTTAAAACGTCTACAACATTACGTAACGCAGATATTTTAGTAGTCAGACTTTGTATGGTAGTATCTTTAGACATTAATAATGCTGTAAGGCTGTCAGCTTTGCTCTCCAGACGTTTTATAACCTCATTATGCGCTTCAGTAGCTCCCTCCAGTCTCGCCTGTTTAATTTCGAGCTGGTGAAAACTTTCACTTTTTGCTGATAGTGCCTTTTGCAGGCTATCCGCCTTCAGCGTCAGTATTTCTATCATTTGCTTCTTGCTCTGTGCACTGGCAGCACTCATGGCTATTACAGCCACACCCATAATCAGAAATAATTTAATTGCTCTCATAGCCTTACTTTTAATTCTTACCACATTTAATAACTCAGCACCTTAAATCTTCGGGATCCAACTGACTACCTCATTCAAATACCAGCCCCTAAAATGGAGTAAAAAACTAAAGATCAGCCAATTGAAGCCAGACGTTTTCAATTAACATTAACTAAGTTTGAAAGTTTAATTGTTTTTTATTTTTTTTCAGAGAAGAATATTGCTGCTGACATAAGGTTGTCAGCTCCGGGTTATTTCTTTGTATCACACAAAAAAAACAACCATGTCAATTATTGAAATGCTCTTAAAAGAACTGGATCAGGAATCACAGATCACACGCAAAATGCTGCAGCGTGTACCCGACGACAAGTATGACTGGCAACCGCACGAAAAAAGTATGACCCTGCGACAGCTTGCTATACATGTTGCCGAACTACCATCCTGGATTATGATGGGACTTACCACCGACGAACTTGATTTCGCCACCAGTCCTTACGATCCGGTGCCTGTTAACAACAATGCTCAGTTACTGGAGCTTTTTGAAAAATCGCTTGCAGAAGGCCGATCGCAGTTAGCTGCTGCAAATGAGGAGAAGCTGGAAGAAAAATGGACTCTTCGCAACGCAGACCAAATCTATTCGGTAATGACGAAAGGAGAAGTAGTAAGGCATTCTCTCAGCCAAACCATTCACCACCGCGCACAATTGGGTGTTTACCTGCGGCTATTGAACATTCCAATTCCGGGAACTTACGGACCAAGTGCTGATGAGCAGGGTTTTTAAATAAATTCCCTATATTTATTGGTCTACAGACCTCCTTTATGTTGAAATATTTAAGTACAATAGCCTTTATAGGATCAATAATCATTTTTTGTTCCAGCTTCAGTAAGCAGGCCGATAATTCGGCACAAATAGCAACGCTGCCTTCATTAAAAGATTCTTCCGGCTTTAAAAAGGCTGCGTTGAACTATACTACTTACTGCGCCGGATGCCATGGCGAAAAAATGGATGCCTTTGTTGACCGTAAATGGAAATTTGGAAATTCACGTAAGGACTTATTCACTTCTATAAAACTGGGGCATCCGAACGAAGGAATGCCTGCCTTCGACGCTACCTTTAGCGACGGGGAAATTTATCAGATATCTGATTATATCTTGCATGGCATAGAGAATGTAAGCAAATATTCCTTTAATGAGAGGCCATCCTCAAACATCTTTAAAACAGAGGAAATGACCATCAGGCTCGATACTGTGGCCAGAGGAATGGATGTTCCCTGGGGGATGGCCTTTTTACCCAATGGCGATATCCTCGTTACCGACCGAAACGGGTCATTCTATCGTGTAAAGAAAGATAAATCGCTTCAACCGATAGACGGTGCGCCCGAAGTGCTTAACCGCGGACAGGGCGGACTAATGGATGTTGTTCCCGATCCATCATTTAACGAGAACAAATTTATTTACCTCTCCTATTCTAAATTCAGGAAGGAAGGCGATGCTGTTCTTGCAACTACGGCAATAATGAAGGCAAAGTTAGAGGGTGATAAATTGATTGAACAAAAAGACATATTTGTAGCGCTTCCTTATTCGCGCACGCAGCATCACTACGGCTCAAGAATGCAGTTCGGCAGAGACGGGTATTTATACTTTTCTGTTGGAGAAAGAGGCAATGAAAAGGAAAATCCGCAGCAGATAAAGGCCAATGATCTGGGCAAGATACACCGGATCAAAAGTGATGGCAGCATCCCATCTGATAATCCTTTTGTCAAAACTAAAGGTGCGGAGCCTTCTATCTATTCATATGGGCACCGCAATCCGCAGGCGCTCACCATACACCCGTTAACTGGTAAAATATGGGAGACGGAACATGGCCCCCGGGGCGGAGATGAGATTAACGTTATTGAACCTGGCAAAAACTATGGCTGGCCTGTAATTACCTATGGAATAAATTACAACGGCAAAATAATAAGTACCATCTCCTCAAAACCGGGAATGGTTCAGCCTCTGCATTACTGGATACCATCTATCGGTCCAAGCGGAATGGCATTTGTTACCGGCGACCGCTACAAGAGCTGGAAAGGTGATATTATGAGTGGTTCACTACGGTTTAAATATTTAAACCGCAGTGTCTTAAAGAACAACAAAGTGGTAAAAGAAGAAATCCTGTTCAAAAATATCGGGCGTGTGCGTGATGTAAGGATGGCTCCCGATGGCTACCTCTATATCGCTGTGGAATCCCCCGGAACTATTTATAAGCTCGTGCCGATAAACGAATAGCGATTCATTCTTCACTCAGCAACCGGTTCCATTGTGGATGACGCTTAAGGAATGTCGCTACATAAGAACAATAGGGTACCAGCTTTAAGCCGCGTTCCTCTATGTCGTTGAATGCTTTTTCTACCATTCCGGCAGCGATTCCTTTGCCTTCGAGTTCTTCAGGCACTTCTGTATGCGTAAGGTAAATGATATTGTCCTTTATCTCATAGTCGATAAAAGAAAGAAGTCCCTCAACTGTTAGTTCATACCGTTGCTTACTTTCATTATTTACCAGCTTAATATCGTTATATTTCATATAGTACAGTGACTTTGAAGTTTAAAACAAAAAATTATAGATTTTTTAAATTTATTTGCAACCTTTCATACCTCGCTCCGTATAATCAAGTGTCCTCCCAAAGGACATGTTTTTCATAGGTAGATGTAGGGCTGAGTTTTTTAACTCGGCCCTTTTTTATTCCTATTGAAAAACGCTTTTTGCCTTCTTTACAGCTTTTTCGAGGTCAATCCCTTCGCCAAGTGCTCCTGCAAATAAATCCCCTTCTGTTCTCAGTCGCCCAATGGCATTGAATATGTTATAGTCTTTCATTTTCAATCCCGGTTTTACTTCGTCCCAGTGAAGCGGCATAGAAACAGTGGCGTTTGGCTTGGGGCGCAACGAGTACGGCCCGGCAATTGTGGCGCCCGGACGGTTCTGCAGAAAGTCGAGATACATTTTCCCTTTACGGTTCTTAATCTGCCTTTCAATACTGGTGTAACCTGGTATTTGCCGATGTACGATGTTGACCAGCAACCGGGCAAACAGCTGTGACTGATCGTATGTGTATTTAGCGCCCATCGGGATGTAGATATGTATGCCTGTGGACCCTGAGGTCTTGCAAAAACAGGGGACATCTATAGCGTCGAGCACCTTCTTAACCGTGAGCGCGGCTTCGATTACCTGTTCAAAAGTATTTTGATCGGGATCCAGATCAATAACACAGTAGTCGGGGTAATCCGGCGACTGCACCCGTGAGAACCAGGGATTCATTTCAATGCATCCCAACGAAGCCATCCATAATAAGCTCGCTTCATCTTTAGGTACAAGAAACTCCTTATGCTCGCCGTCACTGGTTGTGTATGGAAATGTTTCTGCCCAGGCGGGGGCTTTGTCTTTTACGTTCTTCTGGTAAAAGCCTGGTTTGTTAATACCGTTCGGAAACCGGTTGAGCGACTGCGGACGATCTTTCAGATAAGGCATGATGTACTCGCCTACCTGATAGTAGTAGTTAAACAGATCGCGCTTTGTTATGCCATCCTCCGGCCAGTACACCTTGCTGAGGTTGGTAAATTTGATATCATGCCCGCAAATCTTACGTACCTGAGTCTCGTCTTTTGGATTTAGAAGCGACTTCCGTGTTTTATCTTTCGGCGCAGCAATCATTTTCTGCCTCAATGGTTCAGGCTCATCCTTCACTACCTCATCCGTATGTGCTGCCTTTTCGCGAACTACGTCCCTTGCTTTTTTATCCTCACGCAAGCCTTCAAAAGACGGATGTCTGAACACGCCGTCTTCTGTTACTTCCGCAAAGCTAACTTCACAAACAAGCTCCGGCCTCAACCAGATGGCATCGGCCCTGGGCGGGTTCGGGCGAAACCGCGAGGGCTTATTATAGTCTGGCACCGTATGAAAGGGACAGTCATCAGCAATCATGGGCCTGAATCTCTCCATCAGTTCTTTTTGCACTTTCACGCTGAAGCCAGTGCCAACTTTACCGACGTATTGAAGCGTATCGCCTTCGTATACACCTAACAGCAGGGAACTAAACAGTTTGGTGCTCCCTTCATTCCTGGTAAAACCTCCAACCACTACTTCCTGACGTTTATGAATCTTAATTTTAAGCCATTCGCGCGAACGAAAGTCAGGTATGTACAAACTGTCCGCTTTCTTTGCAATGATTCCCTCGAGCCCCATACGCTGCGCTGCGTGAAAAAACTCCGTACCATTCGCCCTGAAAACCTCGCTCAATCGTATCCGGTCGTCAGCTAACGGAAGAACTTCTTTTAAAATAGCCTGACGCTGAGATAATGGCAACTCCATCAAATTTTTTCCATCATACCACAAGATGTCGAATACGTAAAACACAAGATCGCCGTCGGCTTCACTTCTCCAGTTTTGTAAGGATGAAAAATTTGACACCCCTTTATCGTTCAGCACCATAATCTCACCGTCAAAAACAGCATTGATATTCCATTGCTTCAGGATATGATATAGTGGATAAAACTTTTCATTAAAGGATTTCTTATTCCGCGACATCAGTTCTACTTCTCCCCCCTTTATAAAAGCAAGCGCCCTGTATCCATCCCACTTAACCT
The window above is part of the Arcticibacter tournemirensis genome. Proteins encoded here:
- a CDS encoding sensor histidine kinase; the protein is MPLENGEYFMEYRKLEEALERQNKLIRTITENATTALFTMNTEGYCTYMNPAGERMFGYTAEEIASTPLHYLIHSRRPDGSLYPIEECPIDRALPEHTTVRAHEDVFFRKDGSPVPVSCSISPVYENGHPVITVLEVHDLTEQKKHEEAILRNTKNLEILNSIGKSISAEMDLRNILQKVTDASTNLTGAQFGAFFFNTVKTKGESYLLYTLSGATADTFKGFPMPGKTPLFHPTFNGERVIRSDDITMDPHFGHNYHNGMPGGHLPVVSYLAVPVIAKSGAVIGGLFFGHSRPGAFSTEDEKMVSSIASQAAIAIDNAKLFDKVKTANRQNKRLLKIAKQLDDKKNEFMSIASHELKTPVTSIKGYLQIIEKIAKAEEKPILNGFITKAARQVDKLTSLVNDLLDATRIQAGKITYNFTTFNFGDVLEDSISSLRVVNNTHTIEINGDQNIFITADRIRLEQVISNLLSNAVKYSPEADKIILNVNQEEEILKVEIIDFGIGISEHTIPNIFDRYFREIDKNYQFNGLGLGLYISAEIIKGHNGMIWVESEPGMGATFSFTIPVNQTT
- a CDS encoding PQQ-dependent sugar dehydrogenase produces the protein MLKYLSTIAFIGSIIIFCSSFSKQADNSAQIATLPSLKDSSGFKKAALNYTTYCAGCHGEKMDAFVDRKWKFGNSRKDLFTSIKLGHPNEGMPAFDATFSDGEIYQISDYILHGIENVSKYSFNERPSSNIFKTEEMTIRLDTVARGMDVPWGMAFLPNGDILVTDRNGSFYRVKKDKSLQPIDGAPEVLNRGQGGLMDVVPDPSFNENKFIYLSYSKFRKEGDAVLATTAIMKAKLEGDKLIEQKDIFVALPYSRTQHHYGSRMQFGRDGYLYFSVGERGNEKENPQQIKANDLGKIHRIKSDGSIPSDNPFVKTKGAEPSIYSYGHRNPQALTIHPLTGKIWETEHGPRGGDEINVIEPGKNYGWPVITYGINYNGKIISTISSKPGMVQPLHYWIPSIGPSGMAFVTGDRYKSWKGDIMSGSLRFKYLNRSVLKNNKVVKEEILFKNIGRVRDVRMAPDGYLYIAVESPGTIYKLVPINE
- a CDS encoding GNAT family N-acetyltransferase is translated as MKYNDIKLVNNESKQRYELTVEGLLSFIDYEIKDNIIYLTHTEVPEELEGKGIAAGMVEKAFNDIEERGLKLVPYCSYVATFLKRHPQWNRLLSEE
- the ligD gene encoding DNA ligase D: MAPAKAPKSEFPEGIKPMLATLVDEPFDDPDWVYEVKWDGYRALAFIKGGEVELMSRNKKSFNEKFYPLYHILKQWNINAVFDGEIMVLNDKGVSNFSSLQNWRSEADGDLVFYVFDILWYDGKNLMELPLSQRQAILKEVLPLADDRIRLSEVFRANGTEFFHAAQRMGLEGIIAKKADSLYIPDFRSREWLKIKIHKRQEVVVGGFTRNEGSTKLFSSLLLGVYEGDTLQYVGKVGTGFSVKVQKELMERFRPMIADDCPFHTVPDYNKPSRFRPNPPRADAIWLRPELVCEVSFAEVTEDGVFRHPSFEGLREDKKARDVVREKAAHTDEVVKDEPEPLRQKMIAAPKDKTRKSLLNPKDETQVRKICGHDIKFTNLSKVYWPEDGITKRDLFNYYYQVGEYIMPYLKDRPQSLNRFPNGINKPGFYQKNVKDKAPAWAETFPYTTSDGEHKEFLVPKDEASLLWMASLGCIEMNPWFSRVQSPDYPDYCVIDLDPDQNTFEQVIEAALTVKKVLDAIDVPCFCKTSGSTGIHIYIPMGAKYTYDQSQLFARLLVNIVHRQIPGYTSIERQIKNRKGKMYLDFLQNRPGATIAGPYSLRPKPNATVSMPLHWDEVKPGLKMKDYNIFNAIGRLRTEGDLFAGALGEGIDLEKAVKKAKSVFQ
- a CDS encoding MerC domain-containing protein, encoding MKLQKLTGRLDNAGMVASVLCAVHCSVVPLILTLLPLWGLEFLAEEWVEITMIGAALVIGILSLGVSFKKHHSRITPIATLLSGFLLIAMGHFSGHKVLEPVLIPAGGFTIALAHYINWRFTRCRMHQPLVHQNLLK
- a CDS encoding DinB family protein — protein: MSIIEMLLKELDQESQITRKMLQRVPDDKYDWQPHEKSMTLRQLAIHVAELPSWIMMGLTTDELDFATSPYDPVPVNNNAQLLELFEKSLAEGRSQLAAANEEKLEEKWTLRNADQIYSVMTKGEVVRHSLSQTIHHRAQLGVYLRLLNIPIPGTYGPSADEQGF